The Hominilimicola fabiformis DNA window CTGTCACCAAGTCTTGAACCCATTACGATTACAAGGTCTGCACGATTGAAAAGAAGATTAGCTCTCTTAACACCGTGTGAACCGATCATACCGTAGTATCTCGGATTGTCCGACGGAAGAATACCTATACCCATCATTGTTGAAACAACAGGAATATCTGTTTCTTTTACAAATTTTCTGAATTCATTTGTAGCATCGGATATAACGACACCGCCACCGGCAAGTATAACCGGCTTTTTAGCACCTTTGATTGCCTCGGCAACCTTCTTAACCTGTGATTCGTTAGCTTTGCCCATTAACTTGTAGCCACGGATATTAACGTCCTCATCTTCGTCTGGATAATCAAATTCCTTTTTTAGAAGATCCATAGGAAAGTCGATAAGTACAGGACCCGGACGGCCTGTGTTTGCAATATGAAATGCCTCATTTACAACACGCGGAATGTCAAGTCCGTCTTTTATAAGGTAGCTGTGCTTTGTAAAAGGCAACGTAGCACCTGTAATGTCAACTTCTTGGAAAGCGTCTTTACCGATTAGCTTTGTAGCAACCTGACCTGTAAGTGCAACCATCGGAATAGAATCCATATATGCGGTTGCGATACCTGTTATAAGGTTTGTAGCACCCGGACCTGAAGTTGCGGTACAGACACCTGCCTGTTTCGTAACTCTTGCGTAGCCGGAAGCCATATGAGCCGCACCCTGCTCATTACGAGTAAGGATATGCTTTATGGAAGAAAAGGACAGCTTATCTATAATAGGACAGTTAGCTGCACCCGGATAACCGAATACAACCTTAACGCCGTTCTTTTCAAGTGTTTTAACAACCATTTCAGCACCGGTCATTCTCAAAAAAATTCCCCCTTTGAAATTTAATGTAATAAATATTGGCACACCGATTTTCTGTGCCGAAAAAAAACCACCATATTTGATTTGTCTTGTGGAAAATCGAATTTTCTAAAAGCTAATGCTTTTTTGAAAAGATGGTGCTGTTTTGTCCGTCATTTTATGGCGGAATATGTACAAATATATTATCGTACTACTTTTATTTTATCAGCGAATAAGCTAATTGTCAACTGTTTTTATACAGAATTGTTACTGTTAGATACTTATATTTATGTTAAAACAAATTTTTTGTATATTATTGAATTTTGATATTAAAATATTCATTATCAGTCGAATTTTATCAAAAAAATCACTCATAATTTTTATATTATGAGTGATAAAAAAATTCAGATTTTAAACAAAACCGTTGCAGTTTTGTCGACAGGCTCAATTATAATTTTATGTTTTCTTCTGCCGATAAAATATCTTTTAAATATTCTTTTGTGTTTCTGCCAACCATAATTTCAAACTTGCCTTTTTCAACGATATATTCCAAATCTCTCGTCACGATTGCAAGGTCTTTTATGTTTAATTTTAGGTTTACCGTTACTGTTTCGCCTGCTTTTATAAATACCTTTTCAAAACCTTTTAATTGTTTTGTCGGTGTGAGGACGGAGCTTATGACGTCGTTGACGAACATAAGTACGGTTTCTTTGCCGTCCATATTGCCTTTGTTTGTAACATCAACCGATACGGTTATTTCTTCTTCATTTTTTATTGTGTTTTGGGATAAGCGTAGGTTTGAATATTCAAATTCGGAGTAGGAAAGACCGTCACCGAATTCGTATACATAGCCTTTTTCCAAATCAACATACTGACCGCCGTGCCAACCCTCGTATTGATTGTAGTAGCAAGGTGTTTGGGCACTGTGACGCGGGAAAGAAATTGTCAATTTACCGCTCGGATTAAATTTACCGCCAATCATTTCCGCAACCGCCAAACCGGCAAATTCACCGCCGTTAAAGTCCTCGATAATTGCATTGCAGTTTTCTTTTAGGTACGATATGCAAAGCGGTTTGCAGTTTACAAGTACGGCTATTACGGGCTTTTTCGTGTCAATCAGACGTTTGACAAGTTCTGTTTGATAACCCGATAATTCAAGGTCGGCTCTGTCGCGATACTCGCCGTTTTGAGCAAGACAGTCGCCGATTACACATACAACCACGTCAGCCTTTTCGGCAATTTTTACCGCGTCATTAATATAATTTTCTTCACCTAAAATGTCACAGCCTTTGCTGTATAAAATATTCTCTTTTCCGAATACTTCCTCCATACCGCGACGTATCGTGTAATAGTCGCCCATAGGTGTAACGTTTTCTTTCGGAACAGGGTGTGAAAAATATGTCCAGTCGCCGTAAATCGCTCTTATGTCGTCCGCATTAGGACCTATAACGGCGATGGTTTTGTTTCCTTTTAGTGGCAGTGTACCGTCATTTTTAAGTAAAACCGCACTTTCCTGTGCAAGTTTGTGATTAAGTTTTTTGTGTTCATTGCAGTTTATGACGCTTCTGTCAACTGTCTTTTTACCGTCAAAAAGACCTATTCTGAATTTTGCTCTAAGTATTCTTCTTACCGCATCATCAATATATTTTATGTCAATTTCGTTGTTCTCTATAAGTTCTGACACGCAATCGTAAAATTCGTGCGTATTCATACTCATATCGTTGCCTGCCTCAATCGACAGCTTGGACGCGTCTTTTAAATTTTCGGCTATGAATTGCCTGGTGACAAGATTTAAGACATTTTCGTAATCGCTCACAACAAATCCGTCAAAACCGATTTCGTCTTTAAGAATTTCTCTTACCATATGCGGATTGGCGTTAAGCGGAACGGAGTCAACAGTGCCGTAAGCGGTCATAACCGAGCCGCAACCGATTTTTGCGGCTTTTTCAAACGGCGGTAGGAATACTTCTCTGATTTTTCTTTCACTGACTTCACTGTCGTATGCGTCACGTCCGCCTGTTGCCTCACCGTATGCAATGTAATGCTTTGCACACGCAATAATCAAATTATCTTCTTCGTATCCCTCAATTATGGCTTTGCCGAGTTCGCCTATAACATAACTGTCCTCACCAAATGTTTCGTTTACGCGTCCCCACCTTAAATCTCTTGCGATACATAAAACGGGGGAGAATGTCCAGTCAAGACCGTCTGCCGCAACTTCTTTGGCAGTAGCCTTGCCCATATCGTGTATTAACTTGCGATTGAAACTTGACGACATTGCAAGCTGTGACGGAAACACTGTCGCACCGTTTAAAAGACAGTGACCGTGAATTGCGTCAATGCCGAATATCGGCGGTATGCCGAGACGTGTCTTTTCTGCGCGTTCTTTTATATCGTCTGCCTCATCACCCAAAACGTGCAGGAATGAGCCGATACCGAGATTTTTGTACTTTTCGTAATCTTCTTTGCTCAACGTGTTGTAGCTGACTTGCAACATTTGACCGACCTTTTCTTCGTTTGTCATTTTAGAGAGTAAATCGTCAATTCTTTCTTCGATATTCAAAGATTTATCCTTATATTTTTGCATAATTTCACCGCCGTTTCTGTTAGATATTTTTAGTATAAACACTAAAGTTATGTTTGTCAATGTTTACTTTTTTTGAGTGATGTGGTATAATGAATTTTACTTGATTTGAAAGGATTGATAAAATGATAGCATCATTAAAAAGAGCGATTGTACATATACTTGACGCAAATTCGGGTGTGAGTGTGTACTCGGAAGAAGAACTTGATGTTACAGACGCAAGTATAAACAGTTTTATTACAAAGCATATAGAAAAAGTTTTTGAGGACGCAAGTATGCGAAATGCCGAATTTTCGGAAAACAGCGGTTTTAAATATCATTTGGCAGAGTATATAAAGGACGAAAATTATTTTATTACAATGTCGAAATTTATTGCACAACGCGTTTATGAGGGGGTTACTCAATCGGATAAGCCCGATTCGTCCGACCTTATAGTTTGCGATTGTATGATTAATGAACGTCCGTTGCTTGCGGTTTTGAAGTGTGAAAATAAAATAGGGTATACACACCAAGTTTTGCAGGACGACGGTAAAGTGAAAAATCAGATTATAAACCATTATGCGATTTTGCCGACTACTTCACAAAAAATTGCGGAATGTGCGTTTATATTTGAAGATGATTTTTCAATTAAATATCTCGGCAAAAAACGCAAAATCGACGGTGAAACAACCGACCTTATCGCAGATGTATTGCTTGAATGTATTTATGATATTTCTTCAAGAGAATCGGTAAATGCAGTATGTAAAATTGCGAAAAAGGTTACGGAAGAAAACGGCGGCGATACAATCGAAACACTTTCAAAAATGAAAGAATACATCACCGAAAATATTGAGGAGGGCGAAACGGAATTTATTGATACCGAACAGGTTGCCGATAAAATTTTTGACGGTAAACCGGGTATGAAAAGTGAGTTTATCGACAAAATTGAGAAAGCAAACGTACCTCAAAAGGTTGAAGTGAACAGCTATGTTACAAAGAAATTGGCGTCAAACGTGAAAATTGTAACGGATATCGGTGTTGAAGTTATTTTCCCGGCTGAATATTATCAAAATAATGAGTATATCGAATTTATAAATAACGATGACGGAACTATTTCAATTCAGATTAATAATATCGGGGAAGTAATTAATAAGTAAATACCTTACTTCGTATGGGACGGCACCCACGACGTCCTAAATGCGAACATTCGTAGGGGCGATCATTGGTCGCCTAAGTGGTTTGTTAGTAGGTGACGGCGTCCCACGACATCCCGCAAAAGCCACCACTCTTCGTGCCACCTCTCCTCAAGGAGAGGCAAAAAAAGACTCCCCTTGAGGGGAGCTGTCAACGAAGTTGACTGAGGGGTGGCACAATACTGAAAATTAAAAAAGGGCGACCAATGATCGCCCCTACACACTGTATTCGCAGCGGACGAACCATAGCCGTCCGTTATTTTTATATACAAAAATCAGGTGAATTGATTGTAATACTTTCGTTTACCAAATCTTCAAGAGTAATGCTGTCAACATATTTATTGATAACATCATAAAGCCCTTTCCAAAGCTTTATTGTCGGACACACAGAAACTCGCGGACAAGTATTTTCTTCATCTTCAAGACACGATACAGGTGAAAGTGTTCCCTCCGTTGTACGCAAAATATCTCCGATTGTGTATTCTGACGGTGCTTTTGTGAGTCGGTAACCCCCTTGGGCACCACGCACACTCTTTAAGTATCCCACACGGGTAAGGATACTCACAATTTGTTCAAGATATTTTATTGATATATTTTGACGTTCTGCAACATCACGCATAGAAACGTTTTTATCCATACCGTGAATTGCAACGTCAAGCATAAGCCTTACGGCGTATCTGCCTTTAGTTGAAATTTTCAATGTTATTCCTCCTTAACCAAATCTTTAATTATTTCTCCGGCTATAATCAATCCCGCAACTGACGGTACAAACGCAATACTTCCCGGAACAGGTCTTTCGCCGTCCGGTGACGGAATTTTGATAGCCTCTTCTTTTGAATAAACTACCTTTAATTTTTTTATACCTCTTGCCTTAAGCTCGCGGCGCATAACGCGCGCCAAAGGACATACGGACGTTTTGTAAATGTCCGAAACTTCAAAAAGTGTCGGATCAAGCTTGTTTCCCGCACCCATAGAGCTGATAATTTTTACTCCGGCTTTTTCGGCACGAAGTATTATTTCAATTTTACCTTTTACGGTGTCTATTGCGTCAACAACGTAATCATATTTTGAAAAATCAAACATATCTGCCGTATCGGGCAAGAAGAATGTTTCAAACGCGTTTATTTTTACATTTGGATTTATATCCAATGCACGATTTTTTATAACTTCGACTTTAGGTTGTCCGACAGTACTGTGAAGTGCGATTATCTGTCGGTTTATGTTTGAAAGCGAAACGGTGTCTTTGTCTATAACGTCTATTTCGCCTACACCGCTCCTAACGAGTGCCTCGACAACAAAACCGCCTACACCGCCTACACCGAAAACCGCAACGTGTGCATTTTTCAGTTTCTGTATGGCATCTTTTCCTAAAAGAAGTTCCGTTCGTTCAAATTGATTTTCCATACCGTAATTTTATACTCCTATTTTCCTATTTGTTCACTATGAATTGATTATAACATTCTTTTTGCTTTTTGTCAATTCAAATCTGTCATTATTGCAAAAAAATAAAGCAGATAAATCGACATTTGATTTATCTGCTTAGATTAATTTGTCGCCGGACTCTCAATTTTTATTAATTTCCGAAAAATTCGTTTGCGTAAGTTACCGAAGAAAGTGCGTCTTTGCAGTATTTGTCCGCACCTATCATATCGGCATATTCCTGTGTAAGCACCGCACCTCCGACCCATACTTTTGTATCAAGTCCTGCCGCACGAATTGCTTTGATTGTATCTTCCATACTTACTACTGTTGTAGTCATAAGTGCGGAAAGTCCGCATATGTGAATGTCGTTTTCTTTTAATGTTTCGACAATAAGTTCGGGCGGTACGTCCTTGCCTAAATCATAAACATCATAACCGTAGTTCTCCAAAAGCACCTTTACGATGTTTTTGCCGATGTCGTGAATATCGCCTTTAACCGTTGCAACCAAGATTTTACCTTTGCTTTCCTGTGCTTCGCCGCTTTGGTCAATGTGAGCCTTGATTGCGTCAAATGAATTTTTGACGGTTTCTGCACTCATCATAAGCTGAGGTAGGAACATTGTACCTTTTTCAAACTCACGACCGACAACGTTAAGTGCTTCAACAAGTATGTTGTTGATAATGTCCATCGGATCGGTAGTTTCAAGCTGACGAACTGTTTCGTCAAACGACTGGTCTTTAAGACCTTTTATGATTATATCGAAAAGCGGATTGACATTTTCAGCTTTTTCTTCCGCCTGATTTTCTTTTGTTACGGTTGTCTGTGACTTTGTACCCGCATATTTGCTTACATATTCCTGACAATCCGCGTCATAGCACGAAAGTGCCATAAATGCACGATAGGTGTTAATCATTGAATCGGCACACGGGTTGATAATACAGGCGTCAAGACCGTTGTTAAGTGCCAATGCGAAGAATGTTCCGTTGACTATTTCTCGGCGCGGAAGTCCGAATGATATGTTAGATACGCCAAGCGTTGTACAAATACCAAGCCGGTCCTTTATCATTTTCAATGCTTTGATTGTTTCGGCAGACTCTTTTTGCTGTGCCGAAATTGTAAGAGTAAGTGCGTCCATTACAAGGTTTTTCGGCTTTATGCCGTATTCTGACGCTCTGTCACGGATTTTTTTTGCAATTTCAAATCTTTGTTCGGCAGTAGGAGGGATACCTTCCTCGTCAAGACAAAGTCCGACAAGTACACCGCCGTATTTTTGTACTATCGGCATAATTGCTTTTATGCTTTCTTCCTTGCCGTTTACGGAGTTTACCATAGGTTTACCGTTGTAAATACGCAATGCACGTTCGGTTGTTACAGGGTCGGAGCTGTCTATCTGTAAAGGAAGATTTACAGCGGCACTGATAGCCTTAACTGCTTTTTCCATTGTCGAACATTCGTCAATTTCAGGCAGTCCGACGTTTACGTCAAG harbors:
- a CDS encoding tRNA threonylcarbamoyladenosine dehydratase, yielding MENQFERTELLLGKDAIQKLKNAHVAVFGVGGVGGFVVEALVRSGVGEIDVIDKDTVSLSNINRQIIALHSTVGQPKVEVIKNRALDINPNVKINAFETFFLPDTADMFDFSKYDYVVDAIDTVKGKIEIILRAEKAGVKIISSMGAGNKLDPTLFEVSDIYKTSVCPLARVMRRELKARGIKKLKVVYSKEEAIKIPSPDGERPVPGSIAFVPSVAGLIIAGEIIKDLVKEE
- a CDS encoding glycoside hydrolase family 3 N-terminal domain-containing protein, whose protein sequence is MQKYKDKSLNIEERIDDLLSKMTNEEKVGQMLQVSYNTLSKEDYEKYKNLGIGSFLHVLGDEADDIKERAEKTRLGIPPIFGIDAIHGHCLLNGATVFPSQLAMSSSFNRKLIHDMGKATAKEVAADGLDWTFSPVLCIARDLRWGRVNETFGEDSYVIGELGKAIIEGYEEDNLIIACAKHYIAYGEATGGRDAYDSEVSERKIREVFLPPFEKAAKIGCGSVMTAYGTVDSVPLNANPHMVREILKDEIGFDGFVVSDYENVLNLVTRQFIAENLKDASKLSIEAGNDMSMNTHEFYDCVSELIENNEIDIKYIDDAVRRILRAKFRIGLFDGKKTVDRSVINCNEHKKLNHKLAQESAVLLKNDGTLPLKGNKTIAVIGPNADDIRAIYGDWTYFSHPVPKENVTPMGDYYTIRRGMEEVFGKENILYSKGCDILGEENYINDAVKIAEKADVVVCVIGDCLAQNGEYRDRADLELSGYQTELVKRLIDTKKPVIAVLVNCKPLCISYLKENCNAIIEDFNGGEFAGLAVAEMIGGKFNPSGKLTISFPRHSAQTPCYYNQYEGWHGGQYVDLEKGYVYEFGDGLSYSEFEYSNLRLSQNTIKNEEEITVSVDVTNKGNMDGKETVLMFVNDVISSVLTPTKQLKGFEKVFIKAGETVTVNLKLNIKDLAIVTRDLEYIVEKGKFEIMVGRNTKEYLKDILSAEENIKL
- a CDS encoding RrF2 family transcriptional regulator; amino-acid sequence: MKISTKGRYAVRLMLDVAIHGMDKNVSMRDVAERQNISIKYLEQIVSILTRVGYLKSVRGAQGGYRLTKAPSEYTIGDILRTTEGTLSPVSCLEDEENTCPRVSVCPTIKLWKGLYDVINKYVDSITLEDLVNESITINSPDFCI
- the ilvB gene encoding biosynthetic-type acetolactate synthase large subunit; this encodes MRMTGAEMVVKTLEKNGVKVVFGYPGAANCPIIDKLSFSSIKHILTRNEQGAAHMASGYARVTKQAGVCTATSGPGATNLITGIATAYMDSIPMVALTGQVATKLIGKDAFQEVDITGATLPFTKHSYLIKDGLDIPRVVNEAFHIANTGRPGPVLIDFPMDLLKKEFDYPDEDEDVNIRGYKLMGKANESQVKKVAEAIKGAKKPVILAGGGVVISDATNEFRKFVKETDIPVVSTMMGIGILPSDNPRYYGMIGSHGVKRANLLFNRADLVIVMGSRLGDRTVANVKGLEEGNKLIHIDLDPAEIGKNTQPYIPVVGDIKDVLEQLTSQISGYKTSKEWIDEADELRQRFTHKPVCEDNGFVNPKYFLNVLSEKTNSDVYLSTEVGQNQIWCANNFNFKTPRSLLTSGGFGTMGYGLPAAIGASVAANGSKPVIAVMGDGSFQMDLPEMGTMAQWDIPVKMVLFQNHRLGMVHEHQYLLYKSNYQAVEIEGKPDFAMLAKAYGFESGIANENSEVSEAIDKMMAHDGSYLLIVNVNPFEPTGDALNEATLPKKEDK
- a CDS encoding nucleoid-associated protein, whose product is MIASLKRAIVHILDANSGVSVYSEEELDVTDASINSFITKHIEKVFEDASMRNAEFSENSGFKYHLAEYIKDENYFITMSKFIAQRVYEGVTQSDKPDSSDLIVCDCMINERPLLAVLKCENKIGYTHQVLQDDGKVKNQIINHYAILPTTSQKIAECAFIFEDDFSIKYLGKKRKIDGETTDLIADVLLECIYDISSRESVNAVCKIAKKVTEENGGDTIETLSKMKEYITENIEEGETEFIDTEQVADKIFDGKPGMKSEFIDKIEKANVPQKVEVNSYVTKKLASNVKIVTDIGVEVIFPAEYYQNNEYIEFINNDDGTISIQINNIGEVINK
- a CDS encoding homocysteine S-methyltransferase family protein, with the translated sequence MNVRELLGKRMLFFDGGMGSMLQKNGMGAGEIPELLNLTNAALIEKIHTEYLEAGANIITTNTFGANPLKSEEIGESLDMIIAAAIGIARKAVNSFQSEENPRFVAFDIGPCGKLLEPLGDLSFDDCYDAFAKIAKTAEKCGADLVIIETMSDTLEAKAAVLAVKENTSLPIFCTMTFDESYKTLTGGDVKVMSAIMEGLGVDCVGINCGLGPAQIGEMMTDLAEISSIPIMAQPNAGLPQIENGKTVYNVLPKQFADECEHMAKLGASVLGGCCGTTPDHIRSLVEKCKNYKPIVEEKNITVVASYSKTVVLGKGPVIVGERINPTGKKKFKEALRNGDIDYILNEAFAQRDAGAHILDVNVGLPEIDECSTMEKAVKAISAAVNLPLQIDSSDPVTTERALRIYNGKPMVNSVNGKEESIKAIMPIVQKYGGVLVGLCLDEEGIPPTAEQRFEIAKKIRDRASEYGIKPKNLVMDALTLTISAQQKESAETIKALKMIKDRLGICTTLGVSNISFGLPRREIVNGTFFALALNNGLDACIINPCADSMINTYRAFMALSCYDADCQEYVSKYAGTKSQTTVTKENQAEEKAENVNPLFDIIIKGLKDQSFDETVRQLETTDPMDIINNILVEALNVVGREFEKGTMFLPQLMMSAETVKNSFDAIKAHIDQSGEAQESKGKILVATVKGDIHDIGKNIVKVLLENYGYDVYDLGKDVPPELIVETLKENDIHICGLSALMTTTVVSMEDTIKAIRAAGLDTKVWVGGAVLTQEYADMIGADKYCKDALSSVTYANEFFGN